The following proteins are encoded in a genomic region of Mycoplasma sp. NEAQ87857:
- a CDS encoding Fic family protein has translation MKEFNYRKYNNWTWDNEIVNLVSLINYHQGKMEVFIKQKPAVLEHLAKVAMFESVQDSNKIEGIMASSSRIKELVENNTTPLNIEEQEILGYKDVLETINKNYQEIAINNNYILQLHRDLYQHSNKSFGGKFKDTPNVIVQVNSDGSMKERFRSLEPNQTPLAMENLCKEFNYALSKHDVNPLITISLFILDFLCIHPFSDGNGRMSRLLTSLLLQKEGHLISRYISLETRIERTKEAYYSALEQASSTWYNQDFNPIPFIKYMLRIILMSYVDFEQRVNYFDLNASSKEMIQRAIREKIGIFTKVEILDLVPSVKHATVENTLKELVEEGYIERHGKGKATFYVKSDKKDEL, from the coding sequence ATGAAAGAATTTAATTACAGAAAATATAATAATTGAACTTGAGATAACGAAATTGTTAATTTAGTGAGTTTAATTAATTATCATCAAGGTAAAATGGAAGTGTTTATTAAACAAAAACCAGCGGTCTTAGAACATTTAGCTAAAGTAGCAATGTTTGAAAGTGTCCAAGATTCAAATAAGATCGAAGGGATTATGGCTTCCAGTTCTAGAATTAAGGAATTAGTAGAAAACAATACAACACCATTAAATATAGAAGAGCAGGAGATTTTGGGTTATAAAGATGTTTTAGAAACAATTAATAAAAATTATCAAGAGATTGCAATTAATAATAATTACATTTTGCAATTACATCGAGATTTATATCAACATAGTAACAAAAGCTTTGGTGGTAAATTTAAAGATACTCCTAATGTTATTGTCCAAGTTAATAGTGATGGAAGTATGAAAGAAAGGTTTAGGTCATTAGAGCCGAATCAAACACCATTAGCAATGGAAAATTTATGTAAAGAGTTTAATTATGCTTTAAGTAAGCACGATGTAAATCCTTTAATTACTATTTCTCTCTTTATTTTAGATTTTCTTTGCATTCACCCTTTTAGTGATGGAAATGGAAGAATGAGCAGATTATTAACTAGTTTATTATTACAAAAAGAAGGTCATTTAATCAGTAGGTATATAAGTTTAGAAACAAGGATAGAACGAACTAAAGAAGCGTATTACAGTGCTTTAGAGCAAGCTAGCAGCACTTGATATAATCAAGACTTTAACCCTATTCCATTTATTAAATATATGCTAAGAATCATTTTAATGAGCTATGTTGATTTTGAACAAAGAGTTAATTATTTTGACTTAAACGCATCATCAAAAGAAATGATTCAAAGAGCTATTAGAGAGAAAATTGGTATATTTACCAAAGTAGAAATTTTAGATCTTGTACCTAGTGTTAAACACGCAACTGTAGAGAACACATTAAAGGAACTTGTAGAAGAGGGTTATATTGAAAGACATGGTAAGGGTAAAGCAACTTTCTATGTTAAGAGCGATAAAAAAGATGAACTATAA
- a CDS encoding ribose-phosphate pyrophosphokinase, which yields MNRENTVLFGMENSLKLAQKVSELTGIELSKVNRTVYADGEVMMVSEPTVRDKDVFIIASTSRPVNNNIMELLLFIDSLKRASARSINICLSYYGYARQDRKASGRQPIGAKLVADLLQTAGASKVICVDLHNPSIQGFFDIPVDDLRGQFPLAKALKARKEKFTVVSPDHGGTTRARKLAELIADTVKICIIDKRRTGVNQTEVMGLIGNIENQNAVIVDDIIDTGGTILKAVKTLKDNGAKKVIVVATHGIFTKGFDMFENNDDVEKVIITDSIDNYELLNKYKKLEIVGLGEFLGKVINASLNGGSISNVYLDFKEEIKNM from the coding sequence ATGAATAGAGAAAATACTGTTTTATTTGGAATGGAAAATTCCTTAAAACTTGCACAAAAAGTGTCAGAACTTACAGGTATTGAACTATCAAAGGTTAACCGTACTGTTTATGCAGATGGTGAAGTTATGATGGTTTCAGAACCTACTGTTAGAGATAAAGATGTATTTATTATTGCATCTACTTCTAGACCAGTAAATAATAATATTATGGAATTATTATTATTTATTGACTCTTTAAAAAGAGCTAGTGCTAGAAGCATTAACATTTGCTTAAGCTACTACGGGTATGCAAGACAAGACCGTAAAGCTAGCGGAAGGCAACCAATTGGAGCTAAATTAGTAGCAGATTTATTACAAACTGCTGGAGCTTCTAAAGTTATTTGTGTGGACTTACACAACCCTTCAATTCAAGGATTCTTTGATATCCCTGTTGATGATTTAAGAGGACAATTCCCTCTTGCTAAAGCTCTTAAAGCTAGAAAAGAAAAATTCACTGTTGTATCTCCAGATCACGGAGGAACTACTAGAGCTAGAAAATTAGCTGAATTAATTGCTGATACAGTTAAAATTTGTATTATTGATAAACGTAGAACTGGTGTTAATCAAACTGAAGTTATGGGATTAATTGGTAACATTGAAAACCAAAATGCTGTTATTGTGGATGACATTATTGATACTGGTGGAACTATTTTAAAAGCTGTTAAAACCTTAAAAGACAATGGTGCTAAAAAGGTTATCGTTGTTGCAACTCATGGTATTTTTACCAAAGGTTTTGATATGTTTGAAAACAATGATGATGTTGAAAAAGTTATTATTACTGATAGTATTGATAACTATGAATTATTAAACAAATACAAAAAATTAGAAATTGTTGGTTTGGGAGAATTCTTAGGTAAAGTAATTAATGCATCACTTAATGGCGGAAGCATTTCAAACGTTTATCTAGACTTTAAAGAAGAAATTAAAAATATGTAA
- a CDS encoding restriction endonuclease subunit S, translating into MNKLQQLINEYCPNGVEYKKIKDICAVSRGVVISKDYISKNIGKYPVYSSQTQNNGIIGYINTYKYSGEYVSWTTDGAYAGTVFYRNGKFNATNICGLLERKNNDINMKYLSYILGSYTPKFVNQANGNPKLMSNVMSDIEIPVPPLKIQEEIASVLDSFADLTAELTAELTAELNLRSSQYVYYRDRLLDFRENQEIKIKKLGDFCSVKMCKRVLSRDTNDISGIPFHTISTIGGKSNKFISQKLFNELRNKYSYPSKGQILISTSGTVGKILEFDGEDQYFQDSNIVWLENDEKDILNKYLYYFLKTKPWSIGKTSTIERLYNKDIENITIKIPSISIQRKIIYFLDNFETISFDLNIGLPKESELRTKQYEYYRDQIFNYLNTGAVDRAERERERDDLN; encoded by the coding sequence ATGAATAAATTACAGCAATTAATTAATGAATATTGTCCTAATGGAGTGGAGTATAAGAAAATCAAAGATATTTGTGCTGTTTCTAGAGGTGTAGTAATATCCAAGGACTATATTTCTAAAAACATTGGTAAATATCCTGTTTATTCATCACAAACTCAAAACAACGGAATTATTGGATATATAAATACCTATAAATATTCAGGGGAGTATGTTTCTTGAACTACTGATGGAGCATATGCAGGAACCGTATTTTATAGAAATGGTAAATTTAACGCTACAAATATTTGCGGATTATTAGAACGCAAAAATAATGATATTAATATGAAATATCTATCATATATTCTTGGTTCATACACACCTAAATTCGTTAATCAAGCAAATGGTAATCCTAAATTAATGTCAAATGTAATGTCAGATATTGAAATTCCTGTTCCTCCTTTAAAAATTCAAGAAGAAATTGCAAGTGTACTAGATTCCTTTGCCGACCTTACAGCTGAGCTTACAGCTGAGCTTACAGCTGAGCTTAACTTACGTTCATCTCAATATGTCTATTATAGAGATAGGTTACTTGATTTTCGAGAAAATCAAGAAATAAAAATTAAAAAATTAGGTGATTTTTGTTCTGTAAAAATGTGTAAAAGAGTTTTAAGTAGAGATACTAACGATATTAGCGGTATCCCTTTTCACACAATTTCCACAATAGGAGGAAAAAGCAATAAATTCATTTCACAAAAATTATTTAATGAATTAAGAAACAAATATTCTTACCCTTCAAAAGGTCAAATATTAATCTCTACTTCTGGAACCGTTGGCAAAATTCTTGAATTTGATGGTGAAGATCAATACTTTCAAGATTCAAATATTGTTTGATTAGAAAATGATGAAAAGGATATTTTAAACAAGTATCTCTACTATTTTTTAAAAACAAAACCTTGAAGTATAGGTAAAACAAGTACAATTGAAAGACTTTATAATAAAGACATTGAAAATATAACTATTAAAATACCTTCTATTTCTATACAAAGAAAAATTATTTATTTCTTGGATAATTTCGAAACAATATCTTTTGATTTAAATATCGGTTTACCAAAAGAAAGCGAGTTAAGAACCAAACAATACGAATACTACCGTGATCAAATATTTAATTACCTAAATACCGGTGCTGTTGATAGAGCAGAGAGAGAGAGAGAGAGAGACGATCTGAATTAA
- a CDS encoding restriction endonuclease subunit S, which produces MDVTEFIRGVSYSKNDEIKDSSTDDYINILRANNISLQSQLLFEDIKKIKNTIKIKDSQKLFKNDILMCIASGSKEHIGKVAFISNNIENYSFGAFMAKIKTLKSANPRFIYHFLTSDKLNDQLHKLIDSSTINNINNDIYSNINITIPSLSVQNKIVNVLDNFKKVCSSLNIGLPKEIELRNKQYQYYRDQIFNYLNTGKFDRAERERERLDLVKLLLFIFDQVEVSLEDIGYFYNGLTGKTQVDFTHSSNSYFVSFIDVFNNIEINNDLKLNNKVQIKENEKQNKVLVNDLLFTGSSENQNECAMCCLYNKQSDERVYLNSFSFGLRLYDYNFINPHYLKFLFHTNNLRSNINRCVNGVTRFNLSKDKFKKIKIVIPSLSIQNKIVNILDNLHQISNDFSQGIPLEIALRQKQYNYYRNYVFSLLNQKYKK; this is translated from the coding sequence ATCGATGTAACTGAATTTATTCGTGGTGTTTCTTATTCTAAAAATGATGAAATAAAAGATTCTTCAACAGATGATTATATAAATATTCTTAGAGCAAATAATATCTCACTACAAAGTCAATTATTATTTGAAGATATTAAAAAAATTAAAAACACTATTAAAATTAAAGATTCTCAAAAACTATTTAAAAATGATATTTTAATGTGCATTGCAAGCGGATCTAAAGAGCATATTGGTAAAGTTGCTTTCATATCAAATAATATCGAAAACTATAGTTTTGGTGCTTTTATGGCAAAAATTAAAACCTTGAAATCTGCTAACCCTAGATTTATTTATCACTTTTTAACTAGCGATAAATTAAATGATCAATTACATAAATTAATTGATAGTTCAACGATAAATAATATAAATAATGATATTTATTCAAATATAAATATAACTATTCCTTCATTATCTGTTCAAAATAAAATAGTTAATGTTTTAGATAACTTTAAGAAAGTATGTTCTAGTTTAAATATTGGTTTACCCAAAGAAATAGAATTAAGAAATAAACAATACCAATATTACCGTGATCAAATCTTTAACTACCTAAATACTGGTAAGTTTGATAGAGCAGAGAGAGAGAGAGAGAGACTAGATCTAGTTAAATTACTATTATTTATCTTTGATCAAGTTGAGGTCTCTCTTGAAGATATTGGTTATTTTTACAACGGCTTAACAGGTAAAACTCAAGTTGATTTTACTCATAGTTCTAATTCATATTTTGTTTCTTTTATTGATGTGTTTAATAATATAGAAATAAATAATGATTTGAAATTAAATAATAAAGTTCAAATAAAAGAAAATGAAAAACAAAATAAGGTTCTTGTTAATGATTTGCTTTTTACAGGATCATCAGAAAATCAAAACGAATGTGCTATGTGTTGTTTATACAACAAACAAAGCGACGAAAGAGTTTATTTAAATAGTTTTTCATTTGGACTTAGATTATATGATTACAACTTCATAAATCCACATTACTTAAAGTTCTTATTTCACACAAATAACTTAAGATCTAACATCAATAGGTGTGTTAATGGTGTAACAAGATTTAATTTATCTAAGGATAAATTTAAGAAAATTAAAATTGTTATCCCTTCATTATCTATTCAAAACAAAATAGTAAATATATTAGACAATCTCCATCAAATATCAAATGATTTTTCTCAAGGTATACCTTTAGAAATTGCACTTAGACAAAAGCAATATAATTACTACAGAAATTACGTTTTTAGCTTATTAAATCAAAAATATAAAAAGTAA
- the rsmG gene encoding 16S rRNA (guanine(527)-N(7))-methyltransferase RsmG, with the protein MTSKEIVKKKCIDNNWDFSLFEQYVNMIEEKNKVMNLTGFSGERLWTEGILESLDFMLEITKDLENGTILDIGAGAGFPSIPYILTKPSNKVVIYEPIQKRVNFLNEVISELNLGNYIQVFKQRVEEVKDKNIFDIATARAVASVRSLLMAAFHVVKVKGKMILLKSNLVDQELKDASDVIKQLSVDINYYKFDIPNLDRTNYILEITKKRSTPKQFPYSWKEIKAKSK; encoded by the coding sequence ATGACAAGTAAAGAAATAGTAAAGAAAAAATGTATTGATAATAATTGAGATTTCTCTCTTTTTGAACAATATGTAAATATGATAGAAGAAAAAAATAAAGTAATGAATCTTACTGGGTTTTCTGGTGAAAGATTATGAACTGAAGGTATTTTAGAATCTTTAGATTTTATGTTAGAAATAACTAAAGATTTAGAAAATGGAACAATTTTAGATATAGGTGCAGGAGCAGGTTTTCCTTCTATACCTTATATCTTGACCAAACCATCTAATAAAGTAGTTATTTATGAACCAATTCAAAAAAGAGTTAATTTCCTAAATGAAGTTATATCAGAACTTAATTTAGGAAATTATATTCAAGTCTTTAAACAAAGAGTTGAAGAAGTTAAAGATAAAAATATCTTTGATATAGCAACAGCTAGAGCTGTTGCTAGTGTTCGGTCATTATTAATGGCAGCATTTCATGTGGTAAAAGTTAAAGGTAAAATGATTTTATTAAAATCTAATTTAGTAGATCAAGAATTAAAAGATGCTAGTGATGTAATTAAACAATTAAGCGTAGATATAAATTATTATAAATTTGATATACCTAATTTAGATAGAACCAACTATATTTTAGAAATAACCAAAAAAAGATCAACTCCAAAGCAATTCCCTTACTCTTGAAAAGAAATCAAAGCTAAATCAAAATAA